One genomic window of Myxococcus xanthus includes the following:
- the hemH gene encoding ferrochelatase, whose product MPTPTSKRGLLLVNLGTPDAPQTGPVRRYLREFLNDPRVIDIHPLGRWALLNFIILPMRPAKSAEAYRKIWMKEGSPLLVYSQALAAQVAERLAGEYEVVLAMRYGSPSIPDGIAALKARGVSEFTVLPLYPQEAASSTASSLARTYEVLAQSWDVPFVRAVPAFFEHPGFLDAFTAVARPVIDDARADYVLFSFHGLPERHMRKSDPTGTHCLSTASCCDAMTDANRHCYRAQSYATARGLAQRLGLPAEGWSVSFQSRLGRTPWVKPYTDVVLPELAKKGVKRLAVMCPAFVADCLETLEEIGLRAREQFLEAGGESLTLVPSLNAHPAWVDAVVRMVRESDGPPTAVAGPLASAREPIPPR is encoded by the coding sequence ATGCCAACGCCCACTTCGAAGCGAGGGCTGCTGCTCGTCAACCTGGGGACGCCGGATGCTCCGCAGACGGGGCCCGTGCGCCGCTACCTGCGCGAGTTCCTCAATGACCCGCGCGTCATCGACATCCACCCGCTGGGGCGCTGGGCGCTGCTCAACTTCATCATCCTTCCGATGCGTCCGGCGAAGAGCGCGGAGGCGTACCGCAAAATCTGGATGAAGGAGGGCTCGCCGCTGCTCGTGTACAGCCAGGCCCTGGCGGCCCAGGTGGCCGAGCGGCTGGCGGGGGAGTACGAGGTGGTGCTGGCCATGCGGTATGGCTCGCCCTCCATCCCCGACGGCATCGCGGCGCTCAAGGCGCGCGGCGTGTCGGAGTTCACCGTGCTGCCGCTGTACCCGCAGGAGGCCGCGTCCTCCACCGCGTCCTCGCTGGCGCGCACCTATGAGGTGCTGGCCCAGTCGTGGGACGTGCCCTTCGTGCGCGCGGTGCCGGCCTTCTTCGAGCACCCAGGCTTCCTGGATGCCTTCACGGCCGTGGCGCGGCCGGTGATTGACGACGCGCGCGCCGACTACGTCCTCTTCAGCTTCCATGGCCTGCCGGAGCGGCACATGCGCAAGAGCGACCCCACGGGGACGCACTGCCTGTCCACCGCCTCGTGCTGCGACGCCATGACGGACGCCAACCGCCACTGCTACCGCGCGCAGAGCTACGCGACGGCGCGGGGGCTGGCCCAGCGGCTGGGCCTGCCGGCGGAGGGGTGGAGCGTGTCCTTCCAGTCGCGGCTGGGCCGCACGCCGTGGGTGAAGCCGTACACGGACGTGGTGTTGCCGGAGCTGGCGAAGAAGGGCGTGAAGCGCCTGGCGGTGATGTGCCCGGCCTTCGTGGCGGACTGCCTGGAGACGCTGGAGGAGATTGGCCTCCGCGCGCGGGAGCAGTTCCTGGAGGCGGGAGGGGAGTCGCTGACGTTGGTCCCCTCCCTCAACGCCCACCCGGCCTGGGTGGACGCCGTGGTGCGCATGGTGCGCGAGTCGGACGGGCCGCCTACTGCTGTGGCTGGGCCGTTGGCGTCGGCGCGGGAGCCGATTCCACCGCGGTGA
- a CDS encoding DEAD/DEAH box helicase, giving the protein MSEPPEKPVTPLFDTTRDALAWLRAQGLEHLSRLSLAVLMPLVEAAWLPQARPVLARRRLVELLSTDSLARWMTEAMPSPRMKELLPTLAWRFVEAERLGAEASRASLDERLAPPAESRTHRVHGLLLALRARVPASVAPRPMHALVPDLMQYDAPLPGFRLRETRISELPVGAHAGFILPEARLIFAPTEVTGDCSCGATFCVHLLAAIDTALQWLRQPWSESFGEELEELVRPGWERALRALERAVDDSPGGPGGGEVSWRLDVINGYGVELAAYVHKRNKKGQRSTGAKVSRRKLLQDHGSQLSAADARLAALLPESEAPASRALLFELVGHPRIHLDENPDLLVRIERVKVGLVAEDRDGVVIVSAGVDGAMLPTAMLERVRKAQPEEGLYIWDDSQRVLTVLDAGPEVRALLTALNRHGNSFPPESHVALLDQLSKLSLRVPVALPRSVLGESVPLRYAPVVRMEAHASGAVRVELRTRPLPDSPTFIPGEGARDVHVRRGTGAVHAVRDFVQERDAAELLQARLPLDTAEPEELPFTFRFTSAQGGLAVLAACVELEPKPELEWVGAPVRLFHAAAPPALKVILERKRDWFGVLGGLSVEGERVELARLLDAARRKERFVQVDSTSYVEIEGALREHLERLADHAHATRHGLEVGPSAVETLTALQDAGAEVEADKTWQSLVERIFAAKELKPRVPTGLKTALRDYQLEGFRWLTRLASWGAGGVLADDMGLGKTVQALTVLLDRSKLGPALVLAPTSVAFNWMDEAKRFAPSLRMTLFSDAADRGRTLEQLGPKDVLVLSYGLLTRDIERLSKLRFSTIIFDEAQTLKNATTHRFRAARALQGDFKFALSGTPLENHLGELWSLFAVVFSGLLGSWEAFRSRFAAPIERGVDPTAAPALARVLQPFLLRRTKAQVEAQLPPRTDIRVPIVLSSEEWALYEDARLAALSDLETRKPKMKEQERRIEILAALTRLRLLASHPRLYDAGSKLESAKLERFMELVRELRAEGHRALVFSQFTSHLALVREVLDAEGIDYEYLDGQTPAGARAERVRAFQEGDVPLFLISLKAGGFGLNLTAATTVIHLDPWWNPAVEDQASDRAHRIGQERPVTVYRLVTRGTIEEQMLSLHEHKRALVAGVLEGKDAAGRLSTQELLGLLSQRLAPPGEEEGPRTRH; this is encoded by the coding sequence ATGTCCGAGCCGCCAGAGAAGCCCGTGACTCCCTTGTTCGATACGACCCGTGACGCGCTGGCGTGGCTGCGGGCGCAGGGGCTCGAGCACTTGTCGCGGCTGAGCCTGGCGGTGCTGATGCCGCTGGTGGAAGCGGCCTGGCTGCCGCAGGCGCGTCCCGTGCTCGCCCGCCGAAGGCTCGTGGAGTTGCTGAGCACGGACTCGCTGGCGCGTTGGATGACGGAGGCGATGCCGTCTCCCCGGATGAAGGAGCTGCTGCCCACGCTCGCTTGGCGCTTCGTGGAGGCGGAGCGGCTGGGCGCGGAGGCGTCACGGGCTTCGCTCGACGAGCGGCTCGCTCCGCCCGCCGAGTCTCGCACGCACCGCGTCCATGGCCTGTTGCTGGCGCTGCGTGCGCGCGTTCCGGCGTCCGTCGCCCCCCGGCCGATGCACGCGCTGGTGCCGGACCTGATGCAGTACGACGCTCCGCTGCCGGGCTTCCGTCTCCGCGAGACGCGCATCTCCGAGCTGCCTGTGGGGGCGCATGCGGGCTTCATCCTTCCCGAGGCCCGGCTGATTTTCGCTCCCACCGAGGTGACGGGGGACTGCTCCTGTGGCGCGACGTTCTGCGTCCACCTGCTGGCGGCCATCGACACGGCATTGCAGTGGTTGCGCCAGCCCTGGTCCGAGTCCTTTGGAGAGGAGCTGGAGGAACTGGTCCGTCCCGGTTGGGAGCGCGCGCTGCGGGCGCTGGAGCGGGCCGTTGACGACAGTCCCGGTGGGCCTGGAGGTGGCGAGGTCTCCTGGCGGCTGGACGTCATCAACGGGTATGGCGTGGAGCTCGCGGCCTACGTGCACAAGCGCAACAAGAAGGGCCAGCGCAGCACGGGCGCGAAGGTGAGCCGGCGCAAGCTGCTGCAGGACCATGGCTCGCAATTGTCGGCGGCGGACGCGCGCTTGGCGGCGCTGCTGCCGGAGTCGGAAGCCCCCGCGTCGCGCGCGCTGCTCTTCGAACTGGTGGGGCATCCCCGCATCCACCTGGATGAGAATCCGGACCTGCTGGTGCGTATCGAGCGCGTGAAGGTCGGGCTCGTCGCCGAGGACCGGGACGGCGTGGTCATCGTGAGCGCGGGGGTGGATGGCGCGATGCTGCCCACGGCGATGCTGGAGCGGGTGCGCAAGGCTCAGCCGGAGGAGGGGCTCTACATCTGGGATGACAGCCAGCGGGTGCTCACGGTGCTGGACGCGGGCCCCGAGGTCCGCGCGCTGCTCACGGCGCTGAACCGCCACGGCAATTCGTTTCCGCCGGAGAGCCACGTCGCGCTGCTGGACCAGCTGTCGAAGCTGTCCCTGCGCGTGCCGGTGGCGCTGCCTCGGAGCGTCTTGGGGGAGTCGGTGCCGCTGCGCTACGCCCCCGTGGTGCGCATGGAAGCGCATGCGAGCGGGGCGGTCCGGGTGGAGCTGCGCACGCGCCCGTTGCCGGACAGTCCCACGTTCATTCCGGGGGAGGGGGCGCGCGACGTCCACGTCCGGCGGGGGACGGGGGCCGTGCACGCGGTGCGTGACTTCGTTCAGGAGCGCGACGCGGCGGAGTTGCTTCAGGCCCGGTTGCCGCTCGACACGGCGGAGCCCGAGGAGCTGCCCTTCACCTTCCGCTTCACCAGCGCGCAGGGCGGCCTCGCGGTGCTCGCGGCCTGTGTGGAGCTGGAGCCGAAGCCGGAGCTGGAATGGGTGGGGGCGCCGGTGCGGCTGTTCCATGCCGCTGCGCCTCCGGCGCTGAAGGTCATCCTGGAGCGGAAGCGGGACTGGTTTGGCGTGCTGGGTGGGCTCTCCGTGGAAGGCGAGCGAGTGGAGCTGGCGCGGCTGCTCGATGCGGCGCGGCGGAAGGAACGTTTCGTCCAGGTGGACTCGACGTCCTACGTGGAGATTGAAGGCGCGCTGCGGGAGCACCTGGAGCGGCTGGCGGACCATGCGCATGCCACGCGCCATGGCCTGGAGGTGGGGCCTTCCGCGGTGGAGACGCTCACGGCGCTCCAGGACGCAGGCGCCGAGGTGGAGGCGGACAAGACGTGGCAGTCGCTGGTGGAGCGCATCTTCGCGGCGAAGGAGCTGAAGCCGCGGGTTCCTACGGGACTGAAGACGGCGCTGCGGGATTACCAGTTGGAGGGCTTCCGCTGGCTGACGCGGCTGGCTTCGTGGGGCGCGGGTGGGGTGCTCGCGGACGACATGGGCTTGGGCAAGACGGTGCAGGCGCTGACGGTGCTCCTGGACCGGAGCAAGCTGGGGCCCGCGCTGGTGTTGGCGCCGACGTCGGTGGCCTTCAACTGGATGGACGAGGCGAAGCGCTTCGCGCCGTCGCTGCGGATGACGCTGTTCTCGGACGCGGCGGACCGGGGCCGGACGTTGGAGCAACTGGGGCCCAAGGACGTGCTGGTGTTGAGCTATGGCCTGCTCACGCGGGACATCGAGCGGCTGTCGAAGCTGCGCTTCTCCACCATCATCTTCGATGAAGCGCAGACGTTGAAGAACGCGACGACGCACCGGTTCCGGGCGGCGCGGGCGCTCCAGGGGGACTTCAAGTTCGCGTTGTCGGGCACGCCGCTGGAGAACCACCTGGGCGAGTTGTGGAGTCTCTTCGCCGTCGTCTTCTCCGGGCTGCTCGGGAGCTGGGAGGCGTTCCGCTCGCGCTTTGCCGCGCCGATTGAGCGGGGCGTGGACCCGACGGCCGCGCCCGCGCTGGCTCGGGTGCTCCAGCCCTTCCTGCTGCGCCGGACGAAGGCGCAGGTGGAGGCGCAGCTTCCGCCTCGGACGGACATCCGGGTGCCCATTGTCCTCTCGTCGGAGGAGTGGGCGCTCTACGAGGACGCGCGGCTGGCGGCGCTCTCGGATTTGGAGACGCGCAAGCCGAAGATGAAGGAGCAGGAGCGGCGCATCGAGATTCTGGCGGCGCTCACGCGGCTGCGGCTCCTGGCTTCACATCCGCGGCTGTATGACGCCGGGTCGAAGCTGGAGTCGGCCAAGCTGGAGCGGTTCATGGAGTTGGTGCGGGAGCTCCGCGCGGAGGGGCATCGCGCGCTCGTGTTCAGCCAGTTCACCTCCCACCTGGCGCTGGTGCGCGAGGTGCTGGACGCGGAGGGGATTGATTACGAGTACCTGGATGGGCAGACGCCCGCGGGGGCTCGGGCGGAGCGGGTGCGCGCGTTCCAGGAAGGGGACGTGCCGCTGTTCCTGATTTCGCTCAAAGCCGGTGGCTTCGGGCTCAATCTCACGGCGGCGACCACGGTGATTCATCTGGACCCGTGGTGGAACCCCGCGGTGGAGGACCAGGCGTCCGACCGCGCGCACCGGATCGGGCAGGAGCGGCCGGTGACGGTGTACCGCCTGGTGACGCGGGGGACCATCGAGGAGCAGATGCTGTCGCTGCACGAGCACAAGCGCGCGTTGGTGGCGGGTGTCCTGGAAGGGAAGGATGCGGCGGGACGGTTGTCGACACAGGAGTTGCTGGGACTGTTGTCCCAGCGGCTGGCTCCGCCTGGGGAAGAGGAGGGGCCTCGGACTCGGCACTGA
- a CDS encoding DUSAM domain-containing protein has product MDGLNWNDVRDLSRRIAQGEPFGLTDSARAILLRTAPQVGIAPGDAAQALQSESTAEELLAEVSRRISNGSRRLSRTLAEVERCRETGDVDGARQLLDGVLAVEVVPHYQDILRANLAALDDES; this is encoded by the coding sequence ATGGATGGCTTGAACTGGAACGATGTTCGAGACCTCTCCCGCCGTATTGCCCAAGGGGAGCCATTCGGGCTCACGGACTCGGCACGCGCGATACTGCTCAGGACGGCTCCTCAGGTTGGGATCGCCCCCGGTGATGCTGCGCAAGCGCTACAGTCTGAGTCTACCGCTGAGGAACTGTTGGCGGAAGTGTCGCGACGCATCAGCAATGGTTCGCGGCGTCTGTCTCGCACCTTGGCTGAAGTGGAGCGCTGCCGGGAAACTGGTGACGTCGACGGCGCTCGCCAGTTACTGGACGGCGTGCTCGCCGTGGAGGTGGTGCCGCACTATCAAGACATTCTGCGCGCGAATCTTGCTGCATTGGATGACGAGTCCTGA
- a CDS encoding HEAT repeat domain-containing protein produces the protein MKDIVGSDRRAIVNAATLLSGDPTTTGELLELLKVENRAEPRQGILHALSWHGDLRTWGLMVRILADDNEDPKVRGQAAEGLAYMFDLVKADSPEFELAVKTLLEALSDPSLEVRYNAIFAIGATKHPPLIPALEALLGDSTPVPGWGDTIGRKAADAIEWLAWSKSS, from the coding sequence ATGAAAGACATCGTGGGTTCCGACCGGCGCGCCATCGTCAACGCGGCCACACTCCTTTCGGGGGACCCAACAACGACAGGGGAACTGCTGGAGCTGCTCAAGGTCGAAAACAGGGCCGAGCCGCGACAGGGAATCCTCCACGCGCTCTCCTGGCACGGCGACCTCAGGACATGGGGCCTCATGGTGCGAATCCTCGCCGACGACAACGAGGACCCCAAGGTACGAGGACAGGCTGCGGAGGGACTCGCCTACATGTTCGACCTGGTGAAAGCCGACTCGCCTGAGTTCGAACTCGCGGTCAAGACGTTGCTGGAGGCGCTCTCAGACCCGTCACTTGAGGTCCGCTACAACGCGATCTTCGCAATCGGCGCGACGAAACATCCCCCGCTCATCCCGGCACTCGAAGCACTGCTCGGCGATTCGACGCCAGTGCCCGGATGGGGTGACACCATCGGGCGCAAAGCCGCCGATGCGATTGAGTGGCTGGCTTGGAGCAAGTCGTCGTGA
- the sitI6 gene encoding SitI6 family double-CXXCG motif immunity protein, whose translation MKFYVVEEDRAAGFTGNLRAVPPWGLPGVSPCDTCGAAGGWAGLQYPCVDLSGLQERKALENPGRQVGFEEFSRLRDLVRPFAPDWARLEPGADFGPPTGTGSGTFGDLFLQNPWSLYIRREAVERLQGAGIHGLSGCPLNVRFRGKNPPELLAMQLELHGRLHLDGVSPGEGPVCLTCGVSRHELPRPPILDVHSTPAPRDLFRLYNWPTLIVASERMVAAVQHLSLRGIRFSEFATRQGPSVSVT comes from the coding sequence TTGAAGTTCTACGTGGTTGAAGAAGACAGGGCCGCTGGGTTCACCGGAAACCTACGAGCCGTGCCGCCCTGGGGACTCCCAGGCGTCAGCCCCTGCGACACATGTGGAGCCGCAGGCGGCTGGGCTGGCCTCCAGTACCCATGTGTCGACCTGTCGGGCCTCCAGGAGCGCAAGGCGCTCGAAAACCCAGGCCGGCAGGTCGGCTTCGAGGAATTCTCCCGATTGAGGGACTTGGTTCGTCCATTCGCGCCCGACTGGGCTCGGCTGGAACCAGGCGCCGATTTCGGCCCGCCCACCGGTACGGGCAGCGGCACCTTTGGCGACCTCTTCCTGCAGAACCCATGGTCGCTATACATCCGCCGTGAAGCCGTGGAGCGCCTTCAGGGCGCGGGCATTCATGGCCTGTCAGGCTGCCCGCTGAACGTGCGGTTCCGAGGAAAGAACCCGCCCGAGCTGCTCGCCATGCAGTTGGAACTCCATGGCCGACTGCACCTTGATGGAGTGTCCCCAGGAGAGGGCCCTGTCTGCCTGACATGTGGGGTGTCCCGACACGAGTTACCTCGGCCGCCAATTCTCGACGTTCATTCGACGCCCGCTCCTCGAGATCTTTTCCGGCTCTACAACTGGCCTACTCTCATCGTGGCGAGCGAACGCATGGTGGCCGCAGTGCAGCACCTCTCCTTGCGTGGCATTCGCTTCAGCGAATTCGCGACCCGCCAAGGACCGTCCGTCTCCGTCACCTAG